The following proteins are encoded in a genomic region of Mustela erminea isolate mMusErm1 chromosome 3, mMusErm1.Pri, whole genome shotgun sequence:
- the LOC116585802 gene encoding olfactory receptor 14A16-like, which yields MTLITRFLLMGFPDDQVLQILYATFFSLVYLVALMGNLLIIILTTIDQHLQTPMYFFLKNLSLIDICYISVTVPKSVMNTLTNNHSISFVGCASQVFLVLVFAGTEFALLLVMSYDRYAAICCPLHYEAIMNRGACVQMVTASWFGGFIYGSIHVSGTFSVHFCGSNIVHQFFCDIPSLLTLACYGDQILEYVLIIVSCCFVFVCFTFMVASYVYIVSTVLRINSSKGRFKTFSTCMPHLTVVTLFFSSGFIAYLGSASKSSSSMNLFMSVLYSLLPPSLNPVIYSLRNRDMMVALGKIFDEK from the coding sequence ATGACCCTAATAACAAGATTTTTGCTCATGGGATTCCCTGATGATCAGGTGCTACAGATACTTTATGCTACATTCTTCTCCCTAGTTTACCTGGTGGCACTGATGGGGAACCTCCTCATTATCATCCTCACCACCATTGACCAGCATCTCCaaacccccatgtacttcttcctgaaAAATTTGTCTTTGATTGATATCTGTTACATCTCTGTCACTGTTCCCAAATCTGTCATGAACACTCTGACCAACAACCATTCCATCTCCTTTGTGGGATGTGCCTCACAGGTTTTCCTTGTTCTTGTCTTTGCTGGCACAGAGTTTGCCCTCCTTCTGGTGATGTCCTATGACCGCTATGCTGCCATCTGCTGTCCTCTGCACTATGAGGCCATCATGAATAGAGGTGCCTGTGTGCAGATGGTGACAGCATCTTGGTTCGGTGGTTTTATCTATGGATCCATTCATGTTTCAGGCacattttctgtccatttctgtgggTCAAACATAGTGCATCAATTTTTCTGTGACATTCCATCACTGCTTACACTTGCTTGTTATGGGGACCAAATTCTGGAATATGTGCTTATTATTgttagttgttgttttgtttttgtatgttttacgTTCATGGTTGCTTCCTATGTTTATATTGTGTCCACTGTCTTAAGAATTAATTCTTCAAAAGGCAGGTTTAAAACCTTCTCTACCTGCATGCCCCATCTAACTGTGGTaaccttgtttttctcttctggattTATTGCATATTTAGGTTCAGCCTCAAAATCCTCATCATCAATGAACCTTTTTATGTCTGTGTTATATTCTCTGTTACCTCCCAGCCTGAATCCTGTCATTTACAGCCTGAGAAACAGGGACATGATGGTGGCCCTTGGGAAAATTTTTGACGAAAAATGa